The following proteins are encoded in a genomic region of Sulfurimonas sp. HSL3-7:
- the ruvB gene encoding Holliday junction branch migration DNA helicase RuvB, giving the protein MERIVEIEKFETEELSETNLRPDAWNEYVGQEQIKKNLGVFIEASKKRGEALDHVLFYGPPGLGKTTLALIIANEMGSSIKVTAAPMIEKSGDLAAIMTNLDEGDILFIDEIHRLSPAVEEILYSAMEDFRLDIIIGSGPAAQTVKIDLPRFTLIGATTRAGMLSNPLRDRFGMSFRMNFYGPQELALIVQQASEKLSKEIVHEAALEIAKRSRGTPRIALRLLRRVRDFSDVANEEQILLERTRFALEQLGINTYGFDEMDIRLLEYLMQAKGRPMGLSTIAAALSEDEGTVEDVLEPYLLANGYLERTARGRVATQKSYEVLKFKAPTQKHSLFEE; this is encoded by the coding sequence ATGGAACGCATAGTCGAAATCGAAAAATTTGAGACCGAAGAGCTCAGCGAAACCAACCTACGCCCCGATGCCTGGAACGAATATGTCGGTCAGGAACAGATCAAAAAGAACCTCGGCGTCTTTATCGAGGCGAGCAAAAAACGCGGCGAGGCGCTCGACCATGTCCTCTTCTACGGCCCCCCGGGGCTGGGCAAGACCACCCTCGCACTGATCATCGCCAATGAGATGGGCTCAAGCATCAAAGTCACCGCCGCGCCGATGATCGAAAAGAGCGGCGACCTGGCCGCGATCATGACCAATCTCGACGAAGGGGATATCCTCTTCATCGACGAGATCCACCGACTCTCGCCTGCGGTCGAAGAGATCCTCTACTCGGCGATGGAGGATTTTCGCCTGGACATCATCATCGGCAGCGGACCGGCGGCGCAGACGGTCAAGATCGACCTTCCCCGCTTTACCCTGATCGGCGCGACCACCCGTGCGGGGATGCTTTCCAACCCGCTCCGCGACCGTTTCGGCATGAGTTTCCGCATGAACTTCTACGGCCCCCAAGAGCTTGCACTTATCGTGCAGCAGGCCTCCGAGAAGCTGAGCAAAGAGATCGTTCATGAAGCTGCTCTCGAGATCGCCAAACGCTCCCGGGGAACACCGCGTATCGCGCTCAGACTGCTGCGACGCGTTCGCGACTTCTCGGATGTGGCCAATGAGGAGCAGATCCTGCTTGAAAGGACCCGATTCGCCCTGGAGCAGCTCGGCATCAATACCTACGGTTTTGACGAGATGGACATCCGTCTTCTGGAGTACCTGATGCAGGCCAAAGGGCGCCCGATGGGGCTGAGCACCATTGCCGCGGCGCTGAGCGAAGACGAGGGCACCGTCGAAGACGTACTCGAACCTTATCTGCTGGCCAACGGCTACCTCGAGAGGACAGCCCGGGGGCGTGTCGCCACACAGAAGAGCTACGAAGTGCTGAAGTTCAAGGCACCCACTCAGAAACACTCTCTCTTTGAAGAATAG
- a CDS encoding AI-2E family transporter, with product MKPQYIIITLLGFSLYWMFLLYQPFLLSIMIAALLAVSTASVQRRLEQQTGSVLLASLISTITLAILFFAPLGYFLTTFTLYLGNTDITALEQIYFEISDWAGHMPSYLAFLQPFIDDALSEIEINKLAKHTLGMAGTIGSYSAGFLKNALLIIIFYFFSHFYGKTIFAYFRRVIQLPQQDATLLSFELSSVMSVVFYSILTTAVFEGALFGVAVGFMGYNGLLFGIMYGFASLMPVVGGALMWVPFMVYELSHGNTGSALFIVLYSIIVISIIADTLIKPVIIKEINLRIVKTDAKMNELLIFFSIIAGLGAFGFWGMILGPAITAFFLSLLKLIELRQKVESA from the coding sequence ATGAAACCGCAATACATCATCATCACCCTCTTGGGCTTCTCTCTCTACTGGATGTTCCTGCTTTATCAGCCTTTTCTGCTGAGCATCATGATCGCGGCCCTTCTGGCTGTCTCCACCGCCTCCGTGCAGCGTCGCCTTGAGCAGCAGACCGGCTCGGTGCTTTTAGCCTCGCTGATCTCCACCATCACCCTGGCTATTCTCTTTTTTGCTCCTCTGGGCTACTTTTTGACCACCTTCACCCTCTATCTGGGCAATACGGACATCACAGCCCTGGAGCAGATCTACTTTGAGATCAGTGACTGGGCCGGGCATATGCCCTCCTATCTGGCCTTTTTACAGCCCTTTATTGACGACGCCCTCAGCGAGATCGAGATCAACAAGCTCGCAAAACACACTCTGGGCATGGCGGGCACCATCGGCAGCTACAGTGCGGGTTTTCTTAAAAATGCGCTGCTGATCATCATCTTCTACTTCTTTTCGCATTTTTACGGCAAGACGATCTTCGCCTATTTCAGACGCGTCATCCAGCTTCCCCAGCAGGATGCGACACTGCTCAGCTTCGAGCTTTCGTCGGTCATGAGCGTGGTCTTCTACTCCATTTTGACCACCGCTGTCTTTGAAGGGGCACTCTTCGGTGTGGCTGTCGGTTTCATGGGGTATAACGGCCTTCTCTTCGGGATCATGTACGGTTTTGCATCGCTGATGCCCGTTGTCGGCGGCGCGCTGATGTGGGTCCCTTTTATGGTCTATGAACTCAGCCACGGCAATACCGGCAGTGCCCTCTTCATCGTCCTCTACTCCATTATTGTCATCTCGATCATTGCCGACACCCTCATCAAACCCGTCATCATCAAAGAGATCAACCTGCGCATCGTCAAGACCGACGCCAAGATGAACGAACTGCTGATCTTCTTCTCTATCATCGCCGGTCTCGGCGCTTTCGGTTTCTGGGGGATGATCCTCGGCCCAGCCATTACCGCCTTTTTCCTCTCGCTGCTCAAGCTGATTGAGCTTCGACAGAAAGTGGAGAGCGCGTAA
- the lgt gene encoding prolipoprotein diacylglyceryl transferase — MEYWNNIYEQFNPVAFTLFSFPVHWYGMMYVLALVSALYIAKRMVRRDRLAIEQSQLDDYFIYIEIGIILGARLGYILFYDPNTSYYLSHPWQMFNPFSKEGEFVGIRGMSYHGAIIGWFLGSLYYHRRHPEVSFGIIMDVVALAVPVGYMFGRIGNFLNKELIGRTTDLPWGIYVDGVLRHPSQIYEAILEGLVVFLVIYLYRSHKRFNGELILLYGFAYGLMRFTAEFWRQPDVQLGFLFGEWLTMGQLLSFGMMVTAMVLWFYFNGRLAKKR, encoded by the coding sequence ATGGAATACTGGAACAATATCTACGAACAATTCAACCCTGTTGCCTTTACACTCTTCTCCTTCCCGGTCCATTGGTACGGGATGATGTATGTCCTGGCCCTGGTCAGCGCACTCTATATCGCCAAACGCATGGTCAGGCGCGATAGGCTTGCCATCGAACAGAGCCAGCTTGATGACTACTTCATCTATATCGAGATCGGAATCATTCTGGGGGCGCGTCTGGGCTACATCCTCTTTTATGACCCGAATACCAGCTATTACCTGAGCCATCCGTGGCAGATGTTCAACCCCTTCTCGAAAGAGGGGGAGTTTGTCGGGATCCGGGGCATGAGCTACCACGGTGCGATCATCGGCTGGTTCCTGGGCTCGCTCTACTATCACAGGCGCCATCCGGAGGTCTCTTTCGGCATCATCATGGATGTCGTGGCGCTGGCCGTTCCTGTCGGCTATATGTTCGGGCGCATCGGCAACTTCCTCAACAAAGAGCTCATCGGCCGTACGACCGATCTGCCGTGGGGCATCTACGTCGACGGCGTACTGCGCCACCCGTCACAGATCTACGAGGCGATCCTCGAGGGATTGGTGGTCTTTCTGGTCATCTACCTATACCGCAGCCATAAACGTTTCAACGGTGAGCTTATTCTGCTTTACGGGTTTGCGTACGGGCTGATGCGTTTCACTGCAGAGTTCTGGCGTCAGCCCGACGTACAGCTGGGCTTTCTCTTCGGTGAATGGCTGACGATGGGGCAGCTGCTGAGTTTCGGAATGATGGTGACGGCGATGGTTCTGTGGTTCTATTTCAACGGGAGACTCGCGAAAAAGAGGTAG